The following proteins are encoded in a genomic region of Pungitius pungitius chromosome 17, fPunPun2.1, whole genome shotgun sequence:
- the lrp12 gene encoding low-density lipoprotein receptor-related protein 12 — MALSPGCRHSLPVVYLLVLSGCFAGSQRNDNVYASGISNACGDVAELLRGSSGVITSPGWPFQYPARLNCSWNIRVRLGDTVTLSFQDFDLQGSHRCSADWMSISSYKSLDGLRVCGSSLPPPYISSQDHVWIHFHSDDSLTGKGFRLSYIAGKPEASSCDVDQFHCSNGKCVPDWWRCNSMDECGDNSDEDLCVESPFSFQPCSLNQFPCLSRYTRIYTCLPHSLRCDGSIDCQDLGDEIDCDVPTCGELLRNFYGSFSSPNYPDFYPPGSNCTWLIDTGDHRKVILRFTDFKLDGTGYGDYVKVYDGLEENPRRLLRVLTAFDSRAPVAVMASSGQLRIHFYADKINAARGFNVTYQVDGFCLPWEVPCGGNWGCYTEQQRCDGFWHCPNGRDEQNCSVCQEDEFPCSRNGACYPRSDRCNYQNRCPNGSDEKNCFFCQPGNFHCKNNRCVFESWVCDAQDDCGDGSDEESCPVIVPTRVITAAVIGSLICGLLLVIALGCTCKLYSLRMFERRSFETQLSRVEAELLRREAPPSYGQLIAQGLIPPVEDFPVCSGSQASVLENLRLAVRSQLGFTSLRLPSSGRHSNLWRRFFNFSRSRRSGSLALVSADLEDSAGTGSLSSDLLSPDSDDTDTEGERGRARGFGAVGGPVAPLPQKIPPSTGVEAVVFVTTSVTPTPTCGRGRDRHPEIQPPSIPVPTLTPSADPERHSNASELQAQPASGLQRLAHNLHRFARNLTRSSHIRHDQTWTNHSPLHQLETGTSGVEATEQRENQEEEEDVELLIPVSDSESSSLVSDIRQPLLEPYPPSTTGHAPHHHHANHSRGGRDGPCEHCGMVHTAQIPDACLEATGKTESSDDELLLLC; from the exons ATGGCCCTCAGTCCAGGCTGCAGGCACAGCCTTCCAGTGGTCTACCTGCTCGTGCTGTCAG GATGCTTTGCCGGGTCGCAGAGAAACGACAACGTCTACGCGTCGGGGATTTCTAATG CCTGTGGAGACGTGGCGGAGCTCCTGCGAGGGTCCAGTGGCGTCATCACCAGTCCCGGTTGGCCATTTCAGTATCCGGCTAGACTCAACTGCAGCTGGAACATCAGAGTGCGACTCGGAGACACCGTCACCCTCAG TTTCCAAGACTTTGACCTGCAGGGTTCCCACCGTTGCTCTGCGGACTGGATGTCCATCAGCAGCTACAAGAGCCTGGACGGGCTCCGGGTTTGTGGTTCCTCCCTGCCGCCCCCTTACATCTCCTCCCAGGACCACGTCTGGATCCACTTCCACTCCGATGACAGTCTGACAGGGAAAGGCTTCCGACTGTCCTACATCGCTG GCAAACCGGAGGCCTCCAGCTGTGACGTGGACCAGTTCCACTGCTCTAATGGGAAGTGTGTCCCAGACTGGTGGCGCTGTAACTCCATGGACGAGTGTGGAGACAATTCTGATGAGGATCTGTGCGTGGAGTCTCCGTTTTCCTTCCAGCCCTGCAGTCTGAACCAGTTCCCCTGCCTTTCCCGGTACACCCGGATCTACACCTGTCTGCCCCACAGCCTGAGGTGTGACGGCAGCATTGACTGCCAG GACCTCGGTGATGAAATTGACTGTGACGTTCCTACTTGTGGAGAACTGTTAAGGAACTTCTACGGCTCCTTCAGCTCTCCAAACTACCCTGACTTTTACCCTCCAGGAAGTAACTGCACCTGGCTGATTGACACAGGAGACCACAGGAAG GTCATCCTGAGGTTTACTGACTTTAAACTTGATGGGACGGGTTATGGGGACTACGTGAAGGTCTACGACGGCTTGGAGGAGAACCCTCGTCGTCTCCTCCGGGTTCTGACCGCCTTCGACTCCAGAGCGCCTGTCGCTGTGATGGCCTCGTCCGGCCAGCTCCGAATTCACTTCTACGCCGACAAGATCAATGCAGCCAGAGGGTTCAATGTCACCTACCAG GTGGACGGGTTCTGCCTGCCGTGGGAGGTTCCGTGTGGCGGTAACTGGGGCTGTTACACAGAGCAGCAGCGATGTGATGGCTTCTGGCATTGTCCCAACGGGCGTGATGAGCAGAACTGTTCTGTCTGTCAAGAGGATGAGTTCCCCTGTTCTAGGAACGGAGCCTGTTACCCTCGATCGGACCGCTGCAACTATCAGAACCGCTGCCCCAACGGCTCTGACGAGAAGAACTGCTTCTTCTGCCAACCTGGCAACTTCCactgcaag AATAACCGCTGCGTGTTTGAGTCGTGGGTGTGTGATGCTCAGGACGACTGTGGCGATGGGAGTGACGAGGAGAGTTGTCCCGTCATCGTTCCGACCAGAGTCATCACGGCCGCCGTCATCGGGAGCCTCATCTGTGGCCTCCTGTTGGTCATCGCCCTCGGCTGCACCTGCAAACTGTACTCGCTCCGCATGTTTGAGCGCAG GTCATTTGAGACCCAGTTGTCCAGAGTGGAAGCAGAGCTGCTGCGGAGGGAAGCCCCGCCCTCTTATGGTCAACTGATCGCCCAGGGACTGATCCCTCCTGTGGAGGACTTCCCTGTGTGCTCTGGGAGCCAG GCCTCTGTCCTGGAGAACCTCCGTCTGGCTGTCCGCTCTCAGCTAGGCTTCACCTCTCTGAGACTCCCCTCCTCGGGTCGTCATAGCAACCTGTGGCGTCGTTTCTTCAACTTCTCAAGGTCACGGCGATCAGGTTCTCTGGCTCTGGTGTCTGCTGACCTGGAGGACAGTGCTGGCACAGGGAGTTTAAGTTCAGACCTGCTGTCTCCGGACTCGGACGACACCGACACCGAGGGCGAGCGAGGCAGGGCGCGAGGCTTCGGCGCAGTGGGTGGACCTGTCGCCCCCCTTCCCCAAAAGATCCCGCCCTCCACTGGCGTGGAGGCGGTGGTATTCGTGACTACCTCCGTAACCCCGACGCCGACTTGTGGGCGAGGACGTGACAGGCACCCAGAGATTcagcccccctccatccccgtCCCCACATTAACTCCCAGCGCAGATCCCGAACGTCACAGCAACGCCTCAGAGCTGCAGGCTCAGCCCGCCTCTGGCCTGCAGCGACTGGCTCACAACTTGCACCGCTTCGCCAGAAACTTGACCAGATCCAGCCACATCCGGCATGACCAAACCTGGACCAATCACAGTCCGCTTCACCAGCTGGAGACTGGGACAAGTGGGGTGGAGGCCACAGAGCAGCGAGaaaaccaagaagaagaagaagacgtggAGCTCCTGATTCCCGTCTCGGACTCTGAATCCTCCTCCCTGGTGAGCGACATCCGACAGCCTCTGCTAGAACCGTACCCCCCCTCTACCACAGGCCACGCCCCCCACCATCACCACGCAAACCATTCTCGAGGAGGCCGGGACGGCCCGTGTGAACACTGTGGGATGGTCCACACGGCTCAGATCCCTGACGCATGTCTGGAAGCCACAGGAAAGACAGAGAGCAGTGACGATGAGCTACTGCTGCTGTGCTAA
- the hsf1 gene encoding heat shock factor protein 1 isoform X1, whose translation MEYHGGGAGLSGGNVPAFLTKLWTLVEDPETDPLICWSPSGTSFHVFDQGRFAKEVLPKFFKHNNMASFIRQLNMYGFRKVVHIEQGGLVKPERDDTEFQHQFFIRGEEHLLENIKRKVTAVSSVRQEEVKMSAHDVNKMLNDVQQIKGKQETIDSRIISMKHENEALWREVASLRQKHVQQQKVVNKLIQFLVSLIQSNRILGVKRKIPLMLNDSSSSHSMPKYTRPLSLEHVQAAASLFSTDPLVTSGPIISDITDVGRPTGEDVLCHWNDAEESPAANIKEEASLPEVEACPVLESGDGHADTPLSPTTFINSILQENETQPNQNNSTPASPIVVMSPVSTGSLSPSPASQSLASVPSPNSALSPTKAEQKCQTIACIDRPRPSPSSGGLSPDRWRFLSTRTDKSELSNHVDCIDSSLENLQSLLNTQAFTFDTSPLMEFFSSSCPSGDFDLDSLDTLLSEDVPNGSVESSNSINAGKQLVQFTATPVLMSEPISSEADLPSLLELEAGPFFSDSPTDDAADALLNPSQLDSDL comes from the exons ATGGAATATcacggagggggggcggggctgagCGGCGGTAACGTCCCGGCCTTCCTCACCAAACTATGGACCCTGGTGGAGGATCCGGAAACCGACCCGCTCATCTGCTGGAGCCCG AGCGGAACCAGTTTCCACGTGTTCGACCAGGGCCGCTTCGCTAAAGAAGTTCTACCAAAGTTcttcaaacacaacaacatggcCAGCTTCATCAGACAGCTTAACATGT ATGGTTTCCGTAAAGTTGTGCACATCGAGCAAGGTGGTTTGGTGAAACCAGAGAGAGACGACACAGAGTTCCAACATCAGTTCTTCATCAGAGGAGAAGAACACCTGCTGGAGAATATCAAACGGAAAGTCACCgct GTGTCGTCTGTGCGGCAGGAGGAAGTGAAAATGTCTGCACACGATGTGAACAAGATGCTGAACGATGTCCAACAGATTAAAGGGAAACAGGAAACCATCGACTCCAGAATCATCTCCATGAAACA TGAGAACGAGGCTCTGTGGAGAGAAGTTGCCAGTCTGAGACAGAAACatgtgcagcagcagaaagtCGTCAACAAG tTGATCCAGTTCCTGGTTTCTCTAATCCAGTCCAACAGGATTCTGGGAGTCAAGAGAAAAAT TCCGCTGATGTTGAACGACTCGAGCTCCTCCCACTCCATGCCAAAATACACTCGCCCTCTCTCATTGGAGCATGTGCAG gctGCAGCCAGTTTATTCTCAACTGACCCCCTGGTGACCTCTGGACCAATCATCTCTGACATCACTGATGTGGGCAGGCCCACCGGCGAGGATGTGCTCTGTCATTGGAACGATGCAGA AGAAAGTCCAGCCGCCAACATCAAAGAGGAGGCATCCCTTCCTGAGGTAGAGGCGTGTCCAGTTCTGGAGAGCGGAGATGGTCATGCAGACACGCCCCTCTCCCCCACCACATTCATCAACTCCATCTTACAGGAAAACGAGACTCAGCCAAACCAAAACAATTCCACCCCAG CCAGTCCCATTGTTGTGATGAGCCCCGTCTCTACTGGatctctttctccatctccagcCAGCCAATCGCTTGCATCTGTTCCCTCACCTAATTCTGCCCTCAGCCCAACCAAAGCTGAGCAGAAATGTCAAACCATCGCCTGTATTGACCG gccccgcccctctccctcctcaggtGGACTGTCACCTGATCGTTGGCGTTTCTTATCAACACGAACCGACAA gtctgAACTGTCCAATCACGTCGACTGCATTGACAGCAGTCTGGAGAACCTGCAGAGCCTCCTGAACACACAGGCCTTCACCTTCGACACCTCTCCGCTGATGGAG TTTTTCAGTTCTTCTTGTCCATCTGGAGACTTCGATCTGGACAGTTTGGACACT CTGCTGTCAGAAGACGTCCCTAATGGAAGTGTGGAAAGCAGCAACTCCATCAATGCAG GGAAACAGCTTGTGCAGTTCACAGCCACACCTGTCCTGATGTCTGAACCAATCAGCTCGGAGGCAGACCTGCCCTCCCTCCTGGAGCTGGAGGCGGGGCCTTTCTTCTCTGACTCTCCCActgatgatgctgctgatgctcTGCTAAACCCATCACAACTGGACTCTGACCTCTGA
- the bop1 gene encoding ribosome biogenesis protein bop1 yields the protein MEESSSNSTRSSEQKEEMKKVSEKTVRKRSKEEEEEKKDEEPDEVFNFKYTEKEEEEDVTDSEDSVFSGLEDSVSDSADDDDDDDDEDENDGDNDEDQKVEQTQRVTIEEEEKKKMMMMQEGAAEEDEYKQDSSDEEDIRNTVGNIPMDWYKDFPHIGYNLDGKKIYKPIRNKDELDDFLDKMEDPNYWRTVHDKQTGSDIVLSDEQVELVKRLQRGQFGDVNFNEYQPQVEFFSKDMMLHPVTNRPADKRSFIPSLIEKEKVSKLVHAIKMGWIKPRRTEDASRGRYYDLWANEDSSILANHKMHLPAPKIPLPGHQESYNPPPEYLFTDEERALWEQQDVSDRKLPFVPRKFASLRQVPSFPRFLHERFERCLDLYLCPRQRKMRVNVNPDDLIPKLPKPKDLQPFPTTQSLVYRGHSGLVRSISVSPSGQWLASGSDDGSVRFWEVRSSRCMRTIQVGGAVKSIAWNPNPSISLLAVAQDSVVLILSPSLADRQVILSTEQLLSGQWEAESTEEAGPVKWIHLEGEELSQGIRLKIQHPKAVHQVTWHAKGDYLASVMPDHSSHLQVFIHQVSRRRSQNPFRKSKGLVQCVSFHPVRPYFFVGTQRFVRIYNLVKQEMTKKLQANSKWISSMAVHPGGDHVICGSYDCRLSWFDLDLSTKPYKMLRHHKKAVRAVAYHRLYPLFASASDDGSVIVCHGTVYSDLLQNPLIVPVKVLRGHVITHDLGVLDVTFHPTQPWIFSSGADGTIRLFT from the exons atggaggagagcagcagcaacagcacgcGGAGCAGCGAACAGAAAGAGGAGATGAAAAAAGTCTCGGAGAAAACTGTGCGTAAGAGaagtaaagaggaggaggaggagaagaaggacgagGAGCCCGACGAG gtcTTCAACTTCAAGTatacagagaaggaggaggaagaagatgtgACAGACAGCGAGGACAGCGTCTTCTCAGGACTTGAAGATTCTGTGAGTGAcagtgctgatgatgatgatgacgacgacgatgaggaTGAGAATGATGGAGACAACGATGAAGATCAGAAGGTGGAGCAGACTCAGCGGGTGACG atagaggaggaggagaagaagaagatgatgatgatgcaggaGGGAGCAGCGGAAGAAGATGAGTACAAACAGGACTCTTCAGATGAAGAG GACATCAGGAACACAGTGGGGAACATTCCTATGGATTGGTACAAGGACTTCCCTCACATTGGCTACAACCTGGATGGGAAGAAGATCTACAAACCAATCAGGAACAAGGACGAGCTTGATGACTTCTTGGACAAAATGGAGGACCCTAATTACTG GAGGACGGTCCACGAcaagcagacaggaagtgacattgTGTTGTCAGATGAGCAGGTGGAGCTGGTGAAACGTCTGCAGAGGGGACAGTTTGGAGATGTTAACTTCAACGAGTACCAG CCTCAGGTAGAGTTCTTCAGCAAGGACATGATGCTCCACCCGGTCACCAACCGACCAGCAGATAAGCGCAGCTTCATCCCGTCCCTCATTGAGAAGGAGAAGGTCTCCAAGCTGGTCCACGCCATCAAGATGGGCTGGATCAAACCCCGGCGCACGGAGGACGCCAGTAGGGGACGTTACTACGACCTGTGGGCCAATGAGGACTCTTCTATTCTGGCCAATCACAAGATGCACCTGCCTGCCCCTAAAATCCCTCTACCTGGTCACCAGGAGTCCTACAACCCCCCACCGGAGTACCTTTTCACGGACGAGGAG cGTGCTCTGTGGGAGCAGCAGGACGTCTCAGACAGGAAGCTACCGTTTGTCCCCAGAAAGTTTGCCAGCCTCCGTCAGGTTCCATCCTTTCCTCGTTTCCTGCACGAGAGGTTCGAGCGCTGCCTCGACCTTTACTTGTGTCCCCGCCAGAGGAAGATGAGG GTCAATGTGAATCCAGACGACCTGATCCCCAAACTCCCGAAACCAAAAGACCTCCAGCCATTTCCAACCACACAGTCTCTG GTGTATCGGGGTCACAGTGGTCTGGTTCGCTCCATCAGTGTGTCTCCATCAGGACAATGGCTCGCCTCAG GCAGTGATGATGGTTCCGTCAGGTTCTGGGAGGTGCGTTCGTCTCGCTGTATGAGGACAATCCAGGTGGGCGGAGCTGTGAAAAGCATCGCCTGGAACCCAAACCCGTCGATCTCTCTGCTGGCTGTCGCCCA GGACTCTGTGGTCTTGatcctgtctccctctctggcagacagacaggttatCTTGTCAACAGAGCAACTACTCTCAGGTCAGTGGGAGGCAGAGTCCACAGAGGAGGCAGGCCCTGTGAAATGGATTCATCTGGAAGGGGAGGAGCTTAGCCAAGGGATCCGCCTCAAGATTCAACACCCCAAA GCTGTCCACCAGGTGACGTGGCACGCTAAAGGAGATTACCTGGCCTCGGTGATGCCCGATCACTCAAGCCACCTGCAGGTGTTCATTCACCAGGTGAGCCGGAGGCGCAGTCAGAACCCCTTCAGGAAGAGCAAAGGTCTGGTTCAGTGCGTATCCTTCCACCCCGTCAGGCCCTACTTCTTTGTGGGGACACAGCGCTTCGTCCGGATCTACAACCTGGTCAAACAGGAAATGACCAAAAAACTGCAGGCCAACTCCAAGTGGATCTCCAGCATGGCCGTCCACCCTGGAG GTGATCATGTGATCTGTGGGAGTTATGACTGCAGGCTGAGCTGGTTTGACCTCGACCTCTCAACCAAACCTTACAAGATGTTACG ACACCACAAGAAGGCTGTGAGGGCAGTGGCCTATCATCGACTCTACCCGCTATTTGCCTCGGCGTCCGATGACGGGTCTGTCATTGTCTGCCACGGGACTGTTTACAG tgaCCTGCTACAAAACCCATTGATCGTCCCGGTGAAGGTTCTCAGAGGTCATGTGATCACTCATGACCTTGGGGTACTGGATGTGACCTTTCACCCCACTCAGCCCTGGATCTTCTCCTCTGGTGCTGACGGCACTATCCGCCTCTTCACCTAG
- the hsf1 gene encoding heat shock factor protein 1 isoform X2, whose product MEYHGGGAGLSGGNVPAFLTKLWTLVEDPETDPLICWSPSGTSFHVFDQGRFAKEVLPKFFKHNNMASFIRQLNMYGFRKVVHIEQGGLVKPERDDTEFQHQFFIRGEEHLLENIKRKVTAVSSVRQEEVKMSAHDVNKMLNDVQQIKGKQETIDSRIISMKHENEALWREVASLRQKHVQQQKVVNKLIQFLVSLIQSNRILGVKRKIPLMLNDSSSSHSMPKYTRPLSLEHVQAAASLFSTDPLVTSGPIISDITDVGRPTGEDVLCHWNDAEESPAANIKEEASLPEVEACPVLESGDGHADTPLSPTTFINSILQENETQPNQNNSTPASPIVVMSPVSTGSLSPSPASQSLASVPSPNSALSPTKAEQKCQTIACIDRSELSNHVDCIDSSLENLQSLLNTQAFTFDTSPLMEFFSSSCPSGDFDLDSLDTLLSEDVPNGSVESSNSINAGKQLVQFTATPVLMSEPISSEADLPSLLELEAGPFFSDSPTDDAADALLNPSQLDSDL is encoded by the exons ATGGAATATcacggagggggggcggggctgagCGGCGGTAACGTCCCGGCCTTCCTCACCAAACTATGGACCCTGGTGGAGGATCCGGAAACCGACCCGCTCATCTGCTGGAGCCCG AGCGGAACCAGTTTCCACGTGTTCGACCAGGGCCGCTTCGCTAAAGAAGTTCTACCAAAGTTcttcaaacacaacaacatggcCAGCTTCATCAGACAGCTTAACATGT ATGGTTTCCGTAAAGTTGTGCACATCGAGCAAGGTGGTTTGGTGAAACCAGAGAGAGACGACACAGAGTTCCAACATCAGTTCTTCATCAGAGGAGAAGAACACCTGCTGGAGAATATCAAACGGAAAGTCACCgct GTGTCGTCTGTGCGGCAGGAGGAAGTGAAAATGTCTGCACACGATGTGAACAAGATGCTGAACGATGTCCAACAGATTAAAGGGAAACAGGAAACCATCGACTCCAGAATCATCTCCATGAAACA TGAGAACGAGGCTCTGTGGAGAGAAGTTGCCAGTCTGAGACAGAAACatgtgcagcagcagaaagtCGTCAACAAG tTGATCCAGTTCCTGGTTTCTCTAATCCAGTCCAACAGGATTCTGGGAGTCAAGAGAAAAAT TCCGCTGATGTTGAACGACTCGAGCTCCTCCCACTCCATGCCAAAATACACTCGCCCTCTCTCATTGGAGCATGTGCAG gctGCAGCCAGTTTATTCTCAACTGACCCCCTGGTGACCTCTGGACCAATCATCTCTGACATCACTGATGTGGGCAGGCCCACCGGCGAGGATGTGCTCTGTCATTGGAACGATGCAGA AGAAAGTCCAGCCGCCAACATCAAAGAGGAGGCATCCCTTCCTGAGGTAGAGGCGTGTCCAGTTCTGGAGAGCGGAGATGGTCATGCAGACACGCCCCTCTCCCCCACCACATTCATCAACTCCATCTTACAGGAAAACGAGACTCAGCCAAACCAAAACAATTCCACCCCAG CCAGTCCCATTGTTGTGATGAGCCCCGTCTCTACTGGatctctttctccatctccagcCAGCCAATCGCTTGCATCTGTTCCCTCACCTAATTCTGCCCTCAGCCCAACCAAAGCTGAGCAGAAATGTCAAACCATCGCCTGTATTGACCG gtctgAACTGTCCAATCACGTCGACTGCATTGACAGCAGTCTGGAGAACCTGCAGAGCCTCCTGAACACACAGGCCTTCACCTTCGACACCTCTCCGCTGATGGAG TTTTTCAGTTCTTCTTGTCCATCTGGAGACTTCGATCTGGACAGTTTGGACACT CTGCTGTCAGAAGACGTCCCTAATGGAAGTGTGGAAAGCAGCAACTCCATCAATGCAG GGAAACAGCTTGTGCAGTTCACAGCCACACCTGTCCTGATGTCTGAACCAATCAGCTCGGAGGCAGACCTGCCCTCCCTCCTGGAGCTGGAGGCGGGGCCTTTCTTCTCTGACTCTCCCActgatgatgctgctgatgctcTGCTAAACCCATCACAACTGGACTCTGACCTCTGA
- the ntaq1 gene encoding protein N-terminal glutamine amidohydrolase isoform X2 → MEREDRITPSREDCVYTSCYCEENVWKLCEFVRSERTAPLEELFVVFISNENRKVPLWKQRSGHGEQPVIWDYHVVMLQALRSDRTIQPAYHRMLRVIPADSFLLNFASDRSHMKKSDGSWGMPPPLYPPIHTTECQMNLEDFISMKPAVGWGEVFTLDHFLLRYTGDSSSSSSALASS, encoded by the exons ATGGAACGTGAAGACAGAATCACACCGAGCCGCGAAGACTGTGTTTATACCAGCTGTTACTG TGAAGAAAATGTTTGGAAACTGTGTGAATTTGTCCGATCGGAGAGAACCGCACCGCTGGAagaattgtttgttgttttcatctcAAATGAGAACCGGAAG GTTCCTCTGTGGAAGCAGAGGTCTGGGCATGGAGAGCAGCCAGTTATCTGG GATTACCACGTTGTGATGCTGCAG GCCCTACGCTCGGACCGCACCATCCAACCTGCGTACCACAG GATGTTGCGAGTCATCCCTGCTGACAGCTTCCTGTTAAACTTTGCATCAGATCGATCGCACATGAAGAAGTCTGACGGATCGTGGGGGATGCCCCCCCCGCTCTATCCCCCCATACATACCACAG AGTGTCAGATGAACCTAGAAGACTTCATAAGTATGAAACCTGCTGTTGGCTGGGGGGAGGTCTTCACTCTGGATCACTTCCTGCTGCGATACACGGGGgactcttcatcatcttcatcagcaCTAGCTTCATCCTAG
- the si:ch211-80h18.1 gene encoding uncharacterized protein si:ch211-80h18.1 has product MGTPTQSWLAWQQTPQGHTQFQQIQQELHLTSVIQQRRITHRWLVKSLNSTTHLVRVLKVQKMWNWRIPADFHIKPQVRFLRYRFQCTDQSAMPRKSTPVH; this is encoded by the exons ATGGGTACTCCCACACAGAGCTGGTTAGCATGGCAACAGACTCCACAGGGACATACACAG TTTCAGCAGATCCAACAGGAACTCCACTTGACTTCA GTCATCCAGCAGCGACGGATCACACACAGATGGCTG GTCAAGTCACTGAACAGTACTACCCATCTGGTCAGGGTCCTGAAG GTACAAAAAATGTGGAATTGGAGGATACCTGCTGACTTCCACATAAAGCCGCAAGTTCGATTCCTGCGCTACCGCTTCCAGTGTACCGACCAATCAGCAATGCCGAGGAAATCAACCCCCGTCCACTAG
- the ntaq1 gene encoding protein N-terminal glutamine amidohydrolase isoform X1, with protein MEREDRITPSREDCVYTSCYCEENVWKLCEFVRSERTAPLEELFVVFISNENRKVPLWKQRSGHGEQPVIWDYHVVMLQVRPHSSSLVYDLDTELSFPCSLKLYSAQALRSDRTIQPAYHRMLRVIPADSFLLNFASDRSHMKKSDGSWGMPPPLYPPIHTTECQMNLEDFISMKPAVGWGEVFTLDHFLLRYTGDSSSSSSALASS; from the exons ATGGAACGTGAAGACAGAATCACACCGAGCCGCGAAGACTGTGTTTATACCAGCTGTTACTG TGAAGAAAATGTTTGGAAACTGTGTGAATTTGTCCGATCGGAGAGAACCGCACCGCTGGAagaattgtttgttgttttcatctcAAATGAGAACCGGAAG GTTCCTCTGTGGAAGCAGAGGTCTGGGCATGGAGAGCAGCCAGTTATCTGG GATTACCACGTTGTGATGCTGCAGGTTAGACCCCATTCTTCTTCTCTAGTTTATGATCTGGACACAGAGCTGTCGTTTCCCTGCAGCCTTAAACTGTATTCTGCCCAGGCCCTACGCTCGGACCGCACCATCCAACCTGCGTACCACAG GATGTTGCGAGTCATCCCTGCTGACAGCTTCCTGTTAAACTTTGCATCAGATCGATCGCACATGAAGAAGTCTGACGGATCGTGGGGGATGCCCCCCCCGCTCTATCCCCCCATACATACCACAG AGTGTCAGATGAACCTAGAAGACTTCATAAGTATGAAACCTGCTGTTGGCTGGGGGGAGGTCTTCACTCTGGATCACTTCCTGCTGCGATACACGGGGgactcttcatcatcttcatcagcaCTAGCTTCATCCTAG